A single Curtobacterium sp. MCSS17_015 DNA region contains:
- a CDS encoding helix-turn-helix domain-containing protein, whose amino-acid sequence MTSTLDVDTRRASGTRPRSSVRAVRIEASGTSTDAAVADIGRLYDGREWTARATDHPFAYRYSAVGDRDVTLRRSQIGGFIRGVVPRSEDYIVQWITSGHGVPDVVQDRVPLQIDVPMLFPTGRDFLFEYQDHDQRLVHLSRRLVHEVADEQFHTGDVRDLGLDHLRELDPAAVTQWRNSLALLSRELRTGGVDTLLWHTLTRGTAAAFLRMYPPTVTALPPAVLLPRRARLRAAVEYVHEHVAEPMCVSDIAGAAGLSVRATQEAFQRHLDQTPMTYLLRTRLEHVRRDLLQADPTTTSVQAVARRWGFAHLGRFSAAYRDEFGEYPRATLRS is encoded by the coding sequence ATGACCAGCACGCTCGACGTCGACACCAGGCGGGCATCCGGCACGCGCCCTCGGTCATCGGTCCGGGCGGTCCGCATCGAGGCCTCGGGGACGTCGACGGACGCGGCGGTGGCGGACATCGGTCGGCTCTACGACGGCCGGGAGTGGACGGCGCGGGCCACCGACCACCCCTTCGCGTACCGGTACAGCGCCGTCGGCGACCGTGACGTCACGCTCCGCCGGTCGCAGATCGGTGGGTTCATCCGCGGGGTCGTCCCCCGTTCCGAGGACTACATCGTGCAGTGGATCACGAGCGGCCACGGGGTCCCGGACGTCGTGCAGGACCGCGTCCCGCTGCAGATCGACGTACCGATGCTCTTCCCGACCGGCCGTGACTTCCTGTTCGAGTACCAGGACCACGACCAGCGGCTGGTGCACCTGTCCCGCCGACTCGTGCACGAGGTCGCCGACGAGCAGTTCCACACCGGCGACGTCCGGGACCTCGGCCTCGACCACCTCCGGGAACTGGACCCGGCCGCCGTGACCCAGTGGCGCAACAGCCTGGCCCTGCTCTCCCGCGAACTCCGCACCGGCGGCGTCGACACCCTCCTCTGGCACACCCTGACCCGCGGCACCGCCGCAGCGTTCCTCCGGATGTACCCGCCGACCGTCACGGCCCTGCCGCCCGCCGTGCTCCTGCCCCGACGCGCCCGCCTCCGCGCCGCCGTCGAGTACGTCCACGAGCACGTCGCCGAACCCATGTGCGTCTCCGACATCGCCGGAGCCGCGGGCCTCAGCGTCCGGGCCACGCAGGAGGCCTTCCAGCGACACCTCGACCAGACACCGATGACGTACCTGCTCCGGACCCGGCTCGAGCACGTGCGCCGTGACCTGCTGCAGGCGGACCCCACGACGACCTCGGTCCAGGCCGTCGCCCGCCGGTGGGGGTTCGCGCACCTCGGCCGGTTCTCCGCGGCCTACCGGGACGAGTTCGGCGAGTACCCGCGCGCGACCCTCCGCAGCTGA
- a CDS encoding ABC transporter ATP-binding protein produces the protein MTSAIEVTDLRITSADGTPLVDGVSFSVDVGDRLGIVGESGSGKSLTALAVMGLLPTGLTASGSVRVGGVEVLDARERSLREVRGAVVAPVFQEPMTALDPLMRAGDQIAEPLRRHRGLRGEALRAAVREAIADVALADPDRVAGSFPWELSGGQRQRVAIAMALACRPRVLIADEPTTALDVTVQAQVLDLLDRAVTERGMGLLFISHDLPVVARTVDRVLVLEHGRAVEQGPVRDVIAAPTHPYTQRLVGSARALQDALDAGRRGGAR, from the coding sequence ATGACGTCCGCCATCGAGGTCACCGACCTCCGCATCACCTCCGCCGACGGCACCCCGCTCGTCGACGGTGTCTCGTTCTCCGTCGACGTCGGTGACCGCCTCGGCATCGTCGGCGAGTCCGGCAGTGGCAAGTCGCTCACCGCGCTCGCGGTCATGGGGCTGCTGCCGACGGGGCTGACCGCCAGCGGCTCGGTCCGGGTCGGTGGCGTCGAGGTGCTCGACGCGCGCGAGCGGAGCCTGCGTGAGGTCCGTGGCGCAGTCGTCGCTCCCGTCTTCCAGGAGCCGATGACCGCGCTCGACCCCCTCATGCGTGCCGGCGACCAGATCGCCGAGCCGCTCCGGCGGCACCGTGGACTCCGTGGGGAGGCCCTTCGTGCCGCGGTGCGCGAGGCGATCGCCGACGTCGCCCTCGCCGACCCGGACCGCGTCGCCGGGTCGTTCCCGTGGGAGCTGTCCGGCGGGCAGCGGCAGCGTGTCGCGATCGCGATGGCGCTCGCGTGCCGGCCACGGGTCCTCATCGCGGACGAGCCGACCACGGCGCTCGACGTCACGGTGCAGGCGCAGGTGCTCGACCTCCTCGACCGGGCCGTGACCGAGCGGGGGATGGGCCTGCTGTTCATCAGCCACGACCTGCCCGTGGTCGCTCGGACGGTGGACCGCGTGCTCGTGCTCGAACACGGTCGTGCCGTCGAGCAGGGACCCGTCCGCGACGTCATCGCCGCGCCGACCCACCCGTACACGCAGCGGCTCGTCGGCAGCGCCCGGGCACTGCAGGACGCCCTCGACGCCGGCCGACGCGGAGGTGCGCGATGA
- a CDS encoding VOC family protein — protein sequence MSFASIRIVTDDLEGLIAFYEQVTGRQAERPAPVFAQFSGPGANLAIASTATVAMLGGALTPATNRSVFIEFEVADVDGDFAKLKPESEDVILKPTTMPWGNRSALVRDPDGNVVNLFSKPTAG from the coding sequence ATGTCGTTCGCATCCATCCGCATCGTCACCGACGACCTCGAAGGTCTCATCGCGTTCTACGAGCAGGTCACCGGCCGGCAGGCCGAGCGCCCCGCCCCGGTCTTCGCGCAGTTCAGCGGCCCTGGCGCGAACCTCGCGATCGCCAGCACCGCGACCGTCGCGATGCTCGGTGGCGCTCTCACCCCTGCCACGAACCGATCCGTGTTCATCGAGTTCGAAGTCGCTGACGTCGACGGCGACTTCGCCAAGCTCAAGCCCGAGAGCGAGGACGTCATCCTCAAACCGACCACGATGCCCTGGGGCAACCGCTCCGCACTGGTCCGTGATCCCGACGGCAACGTCGTCAACCTGTTCAGCAAGCCGACCGCCGGCTAG
- a CDS encoding discoidin domain-containing protein — protein sequence MRAISTATTTVRLAAAVVAVVLLAALLVALRSPSASAAPTVLSSGRPATASSSDSTARTPAKAVDGNTTTRWASARTDSQWLRVDLGSTAKISTITLRWEVAYAKAYRLQVSRDGNTWGTVSNVTAGKGGVVRTNVSATGRYVRMLGIKRGTQHGYSLWEFQVTGTPGAPVAPAAPTPPPPATGVRVTGTQGAWQLTVDGKPWLVKGVTYGPPNAEASSYMADIAGMGVNTIRTWGTDASSGQLFDAAKAHGIRVVAGLWLNQGADYVNDSAYKSNTLASITKTVTSYRDHGGLLMWDVGNEVMLGQGEAQRVAYAKYVEQVTKAIHAADPAHPVTSTDATTEAWDYYRQYTPSLDLYAVNTYGGIGWVQQKWRDGGYTKPYLVTETGPAGSWEVPADANGVPQQPSDTAAARSYTDAWKAVTAAPGVALGATMFHYGVEDDEQGVWLNLRTGGLKRLSYYAVQQAYGGPVTGNRPPVIQRIAASPSTGVAPGSTVTVTAPAVDPDGDAVTYRVSVTSRWINGDGALRPTPVTSAGDGTLRITAPSTAGNWKLAVYAMDGHGNAGIETVTVRVR from the coding sequence ATGCGCGCCATCAGCACCGCCACCACGACCGTCCGGCTTGCTGCGGCGGTCGTCGCCGTCGTCCTGCTCGCCGCGCTCCTCGTGGCGCTCCGGTCCCCGTCGGCCAGCGCCGCCCCGACGGTGCTGTCGTCGGGCCGGCCCGCCACCGCGTCGTCCAGCGACTCGACCGCGCGCACGCCTGCGAAGGCGGTCGACGGGAACACCACCACCCGCTGGGCCAGCGCCCGCACGGACTCCCAGTGGTTGCGCGTCGACCTGGGCAGCACGGCGAAGATCTCGACCATCACCCTGCGGTGGGAGGTCGCGTACGCCAAGGCCTACCGACTGCAGGTGTCACGCGACGGCAATACCTGGGGGACGGTGTCGAACGTGACGGCCGGCAAGGGCGGCGTCGTCCGGACGAACGTGTCGGCGACGGGGCGGTACGTGCGCATGCTCGGCATCAAGCGCGGGACCCAGCACGGGTACTCGCTCTGGGAGTTCCAGGTCACCGGGACGCCGGGTGCCCCCGTTGCTCCCGCTGCCCCGACGCCGCCGCCGCCGGCCACCGGTGTCCGGGTCACCGGTACGCAGGGTGCGTGGCAGCTGACCGTCGACGGCAAGCCGTGGCTCGTCAAGGGCGTGACCTACGGGCCCCCGAACGCCGAGGCCTCGTCGTACATGGCGGACATCGCCGGCATGGGCGTGAACACGATCCGGACGTGGGGCACCGACGCGTCCTCGGGGCAGCTGTTCGACGCCGCGAAGGCCCACGGCATCCGGGTCGTCGCCGGACTCTGGCTGAACCAGGGCGCCGACTACGTGAACGACTCCGCGTACAAGTCGAACACGCTCGCGAGCATCACGAAGACCGTCACGAGCTACCGTGACCACGGCGGGCTCCTCATGTGGGACGTCGGCAACGAGGTCATGCTCGGGCAGGGCGAGGCGCAGCGCGTCGCCTACGCGAAGTACGTGGAACAGGTCACGAAGGCGATCCACGCCGCGGACCCCGCGCACCCGGTGACGTCGACCGACGCCACGACCGAGGCCTGGGACTACTACCGGCAGTACACGCCGAGCCTCGACCTCTACGCGGTGAACACCTACGGCGGCATCGGCTGGGTACAGCAGAAGTGGCGGGACGGCGGCTACACGAAGCCGTACCTGGTCACCGAGACCGGACCGGCCGGGTCGTGGGAGGTCCCCGCGGACGCGAACGGTGTCCCGCAGCAGCCGAGCGACACCGCTGCCGCGCGCTCGTACACCGACGCGTGGAAGGCCGTCACCGCCGCGCCCGGGGTGGCCCTCGGTGCGACGATGTTCCACTACGGCGTCGAGGACGACGAGCAGGGCGTGTGGCTGAACCTCCGCACCGGTGGTCTCAAGCGCCTGTCGTACTACGCGGTGCAACAGGCGTACGGCGGACCCGTGACCGGCAACCGGCCGCCCGTCATCCAGCGGATCGCCGCATCGCCCTCGACGGGTGTCGCACCCGGGTCGACGGTGACCGTGACGGCCCCGGCAGTGGACCCGGACGGCGACGCCGTGACCTACCGGGTGTCGGTGACGAGCCGCTGGATCAACGGCGACGGGGCGCTCCGGCCGACACCGGTGACGTCGGCGGGTGACGGGACGCTGCGCATCACCGCGCCGTCGACGGCCGGCAACTGGAAGCTCGCGGTGTACGCGATGGACGGGCACGGCAACGCGGGCATCGAGACCGTGACGGTGCGGGTGCGCTGA
- a CDS encoding MBL fold metallo-hydrolase: MELTKHTHATVALRDGDRTLVIDPGAYTPNSADLVAGTDAVLVTHDHPDHLDVDALTAALDAQPGLRVWAPASVVAALGEHDGRVTAVAAGDTIRPAGFDVTVSGGAHAVIHADLPRTDNVGYLVDGRLFHPGDSYAAPGVPVETLLVPTSGPWVKLGELVDFVRAVQPSRAVQIHDLMLSEVGKGSFAQFAGQLTGVDLVTLADGETITV; encoded by the coding sequence ATGGAACTCACCAAGCACACCCACGCCACCGTTGCCCTCCGCGACGGTGATCGCACCCTCGTCATCGACCCGGGTGCCTACACGCCGAACTCGGCCGACCTCGTCGCCGGCACCGACGCGGTGCTCGTCACCCACGACCACCCCGACCACCTCGATGTGGACGCGCTCACCGCGGCCCTCGATGCGCAGCCGGGGCTCCGGGTCTGGGCGCCCGCGAGCGTCGTCGCCGCGCTCGGCGAGCACGACGGACGCGTCACCGCCGTCGCTGCCGGTGACACCATCCGGCCGGCCGGCTTCGACGTCACGGTGTCCGGCGGTGCCCACGCGGTCATCCACGCGGACCTCCCGCGTACGGACAACGTCGGGTACCTGGTCGACGGCCGGCTCTTCCACCCTGGCGACTCGTACGCGGCCCCCGGGGTCCCCGTCGAGACGCTGCTCGTCCCGACGTCGGGTCCGTGGGTGAAACTCGGCGAACTCGTCGACTTCGTCCGTGCGGTCCAGCCCTCCCGTGCCGTGCAGATCCACGACCTCATGCTCAGCGAGGTCGGCAAGGGGTCGTTCGCGCAGTTCGCCGGGCAGCTCACCGGGGTCGATCTCGTCACGCTGGCCGACGGGGAGACGATCACGGTCTGA
- a CDS encoding GMC family oxidoreductase, translated as MRLDHQRRYGEDETVDVVVVGTGAGGAPLLATLARAGLRVVALEAGRNTEPGDHLPDEVVAPADINWMEERISGGGTPTAFGPNNSGTGVGGSTLHWGAFTPRPSAHDLRLATESGYGHDWPVDHAELVRSIEQVEHDVGVAGPEHYPWDPARRYSMRPPGRNASSDMMVRGAAAAGITATDAPVALTTEDRQQEHHGLRHACVSCGSCHQGCRNGAKVSMDTTYLPTAVAFGAEIRPESFVHGIELDARGEVGAVVYRQDGRDHRQRTRALVLAAGGVETPRLLLHTGIANSSGQVGRNFTAHGATQVWARFDESMRSYRGYPSSIISEDFVRPTDADFAGGYLIQSLGVQPLTFATSLVRGGGLRGAALVAAMRDYPYMAGVGINAECLPYEDNRLVLGDEVDEHGVRKATVTFTPGANEEAIRRHAVRSMTAIVEAAGGQDVRVLERTAHTIGTARMGAHGDSSVVDAAGRSWDVPNLWIADNSVFPSAVIANPALTIMALSLRTAERMLRGDAAADRSAGRAVAA; from the coding sequence ATGAGGCTCGACCACCAGCGTCGGTACGGCGAGGACGAGACCGTCGACGTGGTCGTCGTCGGGACCGGAGCGGGTGGGGCGCCCCTCCTCGCGACCCTCGCGCGCGCCGGCCTCCGGGTCGTCGCGCTCGAGGCCGGTCGCAACACCGAGCCGGGCGACCACCTGCCCGACGAGGTCGTGGCTCCGGCCGACATCAACTGGATGGAGGAGCGGATCAGCGGCGGCGGCACTCCGACCGCGTTCGGTCCGAACAACAGCGGTACCGGAGTCGGTGGGTCCACACTGCACTGGGGTGCCTTCACGCCCCGCCCGAGCGCCCACGACCTGCGCCTGGCGACGGAGTCCGGGTACGGTCACGACTGGCCGGTCGACCACGCCGAACTCGTCCGCTCCATCGAGCAGGTCGAACACGACGTGGGTGTCGCGGGCCCGGAACACTACCCGTGGGACCCCGCCCGGCGGTACTCGATGCGTCCGCCCGGTCGGAACGCCTCGTCCGACATGATGGTGCGCGGTGCCGCGGCGGCCGGGATCACCGCGACCGACGCGCCCGTCGCCCTGACCACCGAGGACCGCCAGCAGGAGCACCACGGGCTCCGGCACGCCTGCGTCTCGTGCGGCTCGTGCCACCAGGGCTGCCGGAACGGGGCGAAGGTGTCGATGGACACCACGTACCTGCCCACTGCCGTGGCGTTCGGCGCCGAGATCCGCCCGGAGTCCTTCGTGCACGGCATCGAGCTCGACGCCCGCGGCGAGGTCGGGGCGGTCGTCTACCGTCAGGACGGCCGTGACCACCGCCAGCGCACCCGAGCACTCGTCCTCGCCGCCGGCGGGGTCGAGACGCCGCGTCTGCTGCTGCACACCGGGATCGCGAACAGCAGTGGGCAGGTCGGGCGGAACTTCACCGCGCACGGTGCGACCCAGGTCTGGGCACGGTTCGATGAGTCGATGCGGTCCTACCGCGGGTACCCGTCCTCGATCATCAGCGAGGACTTCGTCCGGCCCACCGACGCGGACTTCGCCGGCGGGTACCTCATCCAGAGCCTCGGCGTGCAGCCGCTCACCTTCGCCACGTCCCTGGTGCGGGGCGGCGGGCTCCGTGGTGCTGCCCTGGTCGCGGCGATGCGCGACTACCCGTACATGGCCGGTGTCGGCATCAACGCCGAGTGCCTGCCGTACGAGGACAACCGGCTCGTGCTCGGGGACGAGGTCGACGAGCACGGGGTCCGCAAGGCGACCGTCACCTTCACGCCCGGCGCCAACGAGGAGGCCATCCGTCGGCATGCGGTCCGCTCCATGACCGCGATCGTCGAGGCAGCGGGCGGTCAGGACGTCCGGGTGCTGGAGCGGACCGCGCACACCATCGGCACGGCTCGCATGGGCGCGCACGGCGACAGCTCGGTGGTCGACGCCGCCGGTCGCTCGTGGGACGTCCCGAACCTCTGGATCGCGGACAACTCGGTGTTCCCGAGTGCGGTCATCGCCAACCCGGCCCTGACGATCATGGCGCTGTCCCTCCGGACCGCGGAACGCATGCTGCGCGGAGACGCGGCTGCCGACCGCAGCGCCGGAAGGGCCGTGGCCGCCTGA
- a CDS encoding DUF427 domain-containing protein gives MTRRSPGHPSPVQPGPGQESVWDYPRPPRVERTGARVVVRLGGRVIADTTGAVRVLETSHPPVYYLPIADFAPDALVPTTGSSMCEFKGSASYFDVHGGDEVVPRGAWTYRTPWAGYGELRDHVAVYPSRMDSCEVAGETVRAQAGDFYGGWITADVVGPFKGEPGTLGW, from the coding sequence ATGACGCGACGCAGCCCCGGCCACCCCTCCCCCGTGCAGCCCGGCCCCGGCCAGGAATCCGTCTGGGACTACCCACGACCACCGCGGGTCGAGCGGACCGGTGCCCGGGTCGTCGTGCGCCTGGGCGGACGGGTCATCGCCGACACCACCGGAGCCGTCCGCGTCCTCGAGACCAGCCACCCGCCCGTCTACTACCTGCCGATCGCCGACTTCGCGCCCGACGCCCTCGTCCCGACCACGGGGTCGAGCATGTGCGAGTTCAAGGGCAGCGCCTCGTACTTCGACGTGCACGGCGGGGACGAGGTCGTGCCGCGCGGTGCCTGGACCTACCGGACGCCGTGGGCAGGGTACGGCGAGCTGCGCGACCACGTGGCGGTGTACCCGTCACGGATGGACTCGTGCGAGGTCGCCGGCGAGACCGTGCGGGCGCAGGCGGGCGACTTCTACGGGGGCTGGATCACGGCCGACGTCGTCGGGCCGTTCAAGGGCGAACCCGGGACCCTCGGGTGGTGA
- a CDS encoding ATP-binding cassette domain-containing protein, with amino-acid sequence MTAMLELSDVTFRYPGRGARRTGGTGRSGGAGLALDGVSFAVQPGQHLGIVGESGAGKTTVLRMLLGLAAPDSGTVSFDGAPLDLGDRAALRRFRTAVQPVFQDPYSSLDPRQRVDRIVGEPLRSLQVASGSEASDRVAAALQDVGLGADAGRRYPHEFSGGQRQRIAIARAVVSGPRVLVADEPVSALDLTTRVTVLELFERLAEEHGMTIVLVSHDLAVVARLCTATVVLRGGRVEEQGDTGAVLASPRSDYTRALLDAVPRLPR; translated from the coding sequence ATGACCGCCATGCTCGAGCTGTCGGACGTCACGTTCCGGTACCCCGGCCGTGGTGCCCGCCGCACCGGTGGCACCGGCCGTAGCGGCGGCGCGGGGCTGGCGCTCGACGGTGTCTCCTTCGCCGTGCAGCCGGGTCAGCACCTCGGCATCGTGGGGGAGTCCGGCGCGGGCAAGACCACCGTGCTCCGGATGCTCCTCGGGCTCGCGGCGCCGGACAGCGGCACGGTGTCGTTCGACGGAGCGCCCCTCGACCTCGGTGACCGCGCCGCGCTCCGCCGGTTCCGGACCGCCGTGCAGCCCGTGTTCCAGGATCCGTACTCGTCCCTCGACCCCCGACAGCGCGTCGACCGCATCGTGGGGGAGCCGCTGCGCTCCCTCCAGGTGGCGTCGGGGTCGGAGGCGTCCGACCGGGTCGCCGCCGCGTTGCAGGACGTCGGGCTCGGTGCCGATGCCGGTCGGCGGTACCCGCACGAGTTCTCGGGCGGACAGCGGCAGCGCATCGCCATCGCCCGCGCGGTCGTGTCCGGCCCACGGGTGCTGGTGGCCGACGAGCCGGTGAGCGCACTCGACCTGACGACCCGGGTCACCGTCCTCGAGTTGTTCGAGCGGCTCGCCGAGGAGCACGGGATGACGATCGTGCTCGTGTCGCACGACCTCGCGGTGGTCGCCCGACTCTGCACGGCGACCGTGGTCCTCCGCGGAGGTCGGGTCGAGGAGCAGGGCGACACCGGTGCGGTCCTGGCGTCGCCGCGGTCGGACTACACCCGGGCGCTGCTCGACGCGGTGCCGCGGCTGCCGCGTTGA
- a CDS encoding family 43 glycosylhydrolase → MRRTIAITLAAVSIVGAQALAGPATAAPPAAPAPPAAAAAGAAPTITARGHAPTATHRNPMALRLPDGETAASCADPTALHGAGRDRNWYLYCTTDALTETEQTPDGALVQHSVPTYRSTDLTNWTYVGDAFDTKPAWVGAANGIWAPDVVYRAGAHGRPGTWFLYYTASDTPSATGPTGGGSAIGVATSSSPTGPWTDSGGPVVAPQTAPNGDGFRWSFDPEVITDSGRTYLYFGSYFGGVHVRQLTADGLRSRPETERQIAIDNRYEGSYLMRHGGWWYYMGSATNCCNGSLTGYGVFVARSKSPLGPFRDRDGVAITDTRVGGSPLLAQNGNRWVGTGHNTVVTDFAGQDWMIYHAVDRTDPYYAGQTGYTKRPALIDPIDWVGGWPVVRGGAGPSDSVEPAPAAQPGQRSAYRPRLAPVDVPARPIRSLSTEFDGGALPPTLTWTRQPDPATFGVSGGAFRWRTQAADLHPPQTPLASVLTEAAPAGDYVVETRVRMDTPSTGDTFNYRQGGLVVYGDDGNYVRLVSNSIFNTRQTEFGKQVSGQPEGAPSYGNMVVGPVGDTTTLRIVHRVVDGEHRYTAYTSVDGRRFVRGGTWTADLGSTPRIGLISLGGAGSTSTFEHLRVSTVRSMR, encoded by the coding sequence GTGCGCCGAACCATCGCGATCACCCTCGCGGCCGTGAGCATCGTCGGGGCGCAGGCCCTGGCCGGGCCCGCGACCGCCGCACCACCCGCCGCTCCCGCACCACCCGCCGCTGCGGCGGCCGGTGCCGCGCCGACGATCACCGCGCGCGGTCACGCGCCGACGGCGACGCACCGGAACCCGATGGCGCTGCGCCTCCCGGACGGTGAGACGGCCGCGAGCTGCGCCGACCCGACCGCCCTCCACGGTGCCGGACGCGACCGGAACTGGTACCTGTACTGCACGACGGACGCGCTGACGGAGACGGAGCAGACGCCCGACGGTGCGCTCGTGCAGCACAGCGTCCCGACCTACCGGTCGACCGACCTGACGAACTGGACGTACGTCGGGGACGCCTTCGACACCAAGCCCGCGTGGGTCGGTGCGGCGAACGGCATCTGGGCCCCGGACGTCGTGTACCGCGCCGGAGCGCACGGGAGGCCGGGCACCTGGTTCCTCTACTACACGGCGTCGGACACCCCCTCGGCGACCGGCCCGACCGGCGGCGGATCGGCGATCGGCGTCGCGACGAGCAGCAGCCCGACCGGTCCCTGGACGGACTCCGGCGGTCCCGTCGTGGCACCGCAGACGGCGCCGAACGGCGACGGCTTCCGCTGGTCGTTCGACCCCGAGGTCATCACCGACTCGGGCCGCACCTACCTGTACTTCGGCAGCTACTTCGGCGGGGTGCACGTGCGGCAGCTCACGGCCGACGGCCTGCGCTCACGGCCGGAGACCGAGCGTCAGATCGCGATCGACAACCGCTACGAGGGGTCGTACCTCATGCGGCACGGCGGCTGGTGGTACTACATGGGCTCGGCGACGAACTGCTGCAACGGCTCGCTGACCGGGTACGGCGTCTTCGTCGCCCGCTCGAAGAGCCCGCTCGGACCGTTCCGGGACCGTGACGGGGTGGCGATCACCGACACCCGGGTGGGTGGCTCGCCCCTCCTCGCGCAGAACGGCAACCGCTGGGTGGGCACCGGTCACAACACCGTCGTCACCGACTTCGCCGGCCAGGACTGGATGATCTACCACGCCGTCGACCGGACCGACCCGTACTACGCCGGGCAGACCGGGTACACGAAGCGCCCGGCCCTCATCGACCCGATCGACTGGGTCGGTGGGTGGCCGGTGGTCCGCGGGGGAGCGGGCCCCTCGGACTCGGTCGAGCCGGCTCCGGCGGCACAGCCCGGGCAGCGGTCGGCGTACCGGCCGCGGCTCGCCCCGGTCGACGTCCCGGCGCGGCCGATCCGGTCGCTGTCCACCGAGTTCGACGGCGGGGCCCTCCCACCGACGCTCACGTGGACCCGGCAGCCGGACCCCGCGACGTTCGGGGTCTCCGGCGGCGCATTCCGGTGGCGCACCCAGGCCGCCGACCTGCACCCGCCGCAGACCCCGCTCGCCTCGGTGCTGACCGAAGCGGCCCCCGCCGGGGACTACGTGGTCGAGACCCGGGTACGGATGGACACCCCGTCGACCGGTGACACGTTCAACTACCGGCAGGGCGGGCTCGTCGTGTACGGCGACGACGGGAACTACGTCCGACTGGTGTCGAACTCGATCTTCAACACCCGGCAGACCGAGTTCGGCAAGCAGGTCAGCGGGCAGCCGGAGGGGGCGCCGAGCTACGGCAACATGGTCGTCGGTCCGGTGGGGGACACCACCACGCTCCGCATCGTGCACCGGGTCGTCGACGGGGAACACCGCTACACGGCGTACACGAGCGTCGACGGTCGGCGCTTCGTGCGCGGCGGGACGTGGACGGCGGACCTCGGGTCGACCCCGCGGATCGGGCTCATCTCGCTCGGCGGTGCCGGGTCGACGAGCACCTTCGAGCACCTTCGGGTGAGCACGGTGCGATCGATGCGGTAG
- a CDS encoding MarR family transcriptional regulator — MALRPFTLDDANALRRAIGDSTRAVRRSETEPEGQVEVLGFLVRDGAQSIAGLARLRRVRHQTMRVTVADLEAQGLVERTPDPADARGVLISLTDAGRVTIEELRTRRSARVLAAAERVLTPEERAVLADAADVIVKLTAALETDGS; from the coding sequence ATGGCCCTCCGTCCCTTCACCCTCGACGACGCCAACGCGCTGCGGCGCGCGATCGGCGACAGCACCCGCGCGGTCCGCCGGTCCGAGACCGAGCCCGAGGGCCAGGTCGAGGTGCTCGGCTTCCTGGTGCGGGACGGTGCGCAGAGCATCGCCGGCCTCGCACGCCTCCGGCGTGTACGACACCAGACGATGCGTGTGACGGTCGCCGACCTCGAAGCCCAGGGGCTCGTCGAGCGGACCCCGGACCCTGCCGACGCCCGCGGCGTGCTCATCTCGCTGACGGACGCCGGTCGGGTGACCATCGAGGAGCTGCGGACGCGCCGATCGGCTCGCGTCCTCGCGGCGGCCGAGCGGGTGCTCACGCCCGAGGAGCGGGCGGTCCTCGCGGACGCGGCCGACGTCATCGTCAAGCTGACCGCAGCGCTCGAGACGGACGGCAGCTGA
- a CDS encoding YafY family protein — MSDDGSVNRTDRLYGLVEELRAVSPRPRSARRLAERFEVSVRTIERDLAALQQSGLPIWAEPGRTGGYVIDASATLGPAGFTLDEALAVLIGLGSLRHSPFRHSARTAARKMLAVMPDRDATRARAFASRVHFLEREEDTAAPVEFAEALRADRVVQLRYQDAGGAESCRDVEPLGSIEKGGQWYLVAWCRLRQGVRAFRGDRMLSVRVTDERPPMRTLRAEDLAIQYGRLRSVVDD; from the coding sequence GTGTCGGATGATGGGTCGGTGAACCGGACCGATCGTCTCTACGGTCTCGTGGAGGAACTGCGAGCTGTGTCGCCGCGTCCGCGAAGCGCGCGTCGTCTCGCAGAACGCTTCGAGGTGTCCGTGCGGACCATCGAGCGCGATCTCGCCGCGTTGCAGCAGTCGGGTCTGCCGATCTGGGCGGAGCCCGGCCGAACGGGTGGGTACGTCATCGACGCGTCAGCGACGCTCGGCCCGGCAGGGTTCACGCTGGATGAGGCGCTTGCGGTGCTGATCGGGCTCGGCTCGCTCCGCCACAGCCCCTTCCGGCACTCTGCTCGGACTGCCGCCCGGAAGATGCTCGCGGTCATGCCGGACCGGGACGCGACACGTGCCAGGGCCTTCGCATCCCGGGTGCACTTCCTGGAGCGTGAAGAGGACACGGCCGCGCCGGTCGAGTTCGCAGAGGCCCTGCGAGCGGACCGTGTCGTGCAGCTGCGCTACCAGGACGCCGGCGGTGCGGAGTCCTGTCGGGACGTCGAGCCGTTGGGGTCGATCGAGAAGGGAGGGCAGTGGTACCTGGTCGCCTGGTGCCGGCTCCGACAGGGTGTGCGGGCGTTCCGTGGAGATCGGATGCTCTCGGTCAGGGTCACCGATGAACGGCCTCCGATGCGCACACTCCGCGCCGAGGACCTCGCGATCCAGTACGGACGACTCAGGTCCGTCGTCGACGACTGA